A window of Gallaecimonas kandeliae genomic DNA:
TGACGGGGTCTTCGTGGGGGCGACCAGGGGGCGGGACATGCGCAACACCATGGTGCTGGCCACCTTCGGGGTCTTTTTCCCGGTCTGGTTTTTGGCCCAGGGGCTCGGCAACCACGGGCTCTGGTTGGCGCTCAGCGCCTTCCTTGCCATGCGCGGCCTGGGGCTCTGGTGGCTTTACCGCAAGCCGGGGTTCGTCAGCGGTCCAGGAATTGGCTGAGGCGGTTGCAGAAGATGCCGAGGTAACCCCAGGCGGCCAGGCCGAAACCGCCCCCGCCCAACACCAGGCCCGGTACCTGCAACAGGGGCTGGCCCTTGGCGCCCATGTAGATGAAGAAGAGCCCCAGCATGAAGAGGCCGAAGCCACTCAGGAAGCGGCGCAGGGATCGCCTGGGGTTGCTCCCCAGGCGATAGAGCAGCTGCCTCATCAGTAGTAGGAGTGCTCGCCGGCCTGGTGCTCGGTGACGTCCCTGACGCCATTCAGCTCACCGGGGAAGGCGGCCAGCAGCTCTTTCTCGATGCCTTCCTTGAGGGTCACGTCCACCATGGAGCAGCCGTTGCAGCCGCCGCCGAATTGCAGCACGGCCACGCCCTCACCGGTGATTTCCATCACCGCCACCTTGCCGCCATGGTTGGCCAGCTGGGGGTTGATCTGGGATTGCAGCACATAGTCGACCCGTTCGATGAGGGGGGCGTCGTCGGCCACCTTGCGCACCTTGGCGTTGGGGGCCTTGAGGGTCAGCTGGGAACCCATCTGGTCGGTGACGAAGTCGATTTCAGCGTCCTGCAGGAAGGGGGAAGAGCTCTCGTCCACCA
This region includes:
- the nfuA gene encoding Fe-S biogenesis protein NfuA, with the protein product MIRISEAAQAHFCKLLADQPDGTNIRVFVVNPGTANAECGVSYCPPDAVEGSDIRLPFSGFDAVVDESSSPFLQDAEIDFVTDQMGSQLTLKAPNAKVRKVADDAPLIERVDYVLQSQINPQLANHGGKVAVMEITGEGVAVLQFGGGCNGCSMVDVTLKEGIEKELLAAFPGELNGVRDVTEHQAGEHSYY